One genomic segment of Impatiens glandulifera chromosome 6, dImpGla2.1, whole genome shotgun sequence includes these proteins:
- the LOC124942247 gene encoding uncharacterized protein LOC124942247, with translation MEKRFRKHPVICEDGQISCMIGLISMLDFRQRRLNQGLISNEKHVNQNDSLMVTQKRSVKALMEEEISSENESFSRSIRYGAHDDYPVFQCSDMERTSHNSDQKCLKPLDVLKMNKELCLKLIQDGNSPSSVRNTKNSQAETGCGFDSSKITYDSLLKKIKNKHGDRSRTRECTVVVLKPESRKVPVSEDVSCNCSINSCKPVPISLKNVKKKKTNQPLEQIHVEKKKTEEDSSQFDIVLEAKKHMSKRLNNLVQDGDVFSSQEPPRTLGRILSLPKLAPENSKTPAVALKMKMKLKDDQSQLFQETPRRKSTNGMEKPVSEEWTSPVSVLEPFFIDNLSSPSTPGSQWGNSSMHLQPHRLDFEEYSTILSSPDLACLDDSDTISNYVKSVLQSRPMNWNDIFLKFDQNSFDEPFFDEMELCKVDSYWQHKLLFDCTNEAFLDVCRSHLGFSSSNLVVWNKLDLFNEINKRVNKQFVPRPMSRTLQDIVGEDLMDNTWKWMDLRIEVEDIAIQVVEFIIAVDLIPDTITEFFHLNF, from the exons ATGGAGAAGAGATTTCGGAAACACCCAGTAATTTGTGAAGATGGACAAATCAGTTGTATGATTGGTTTGATCAGTATGCTTGATTTCCGCCAACGTCGACTGAATCAAGGGCTGATTTCAAACGAGAAGCACGTGAATCAAAACGATAGTTTAATGG TTACTCAGAAGAGAAGTGTGAAGGCACTTATGGAAGAAGAGATATCTTCAGAGAATGAATCATTTTCAAGAAGTATTCGTTATGGAGCTCATGATGATTACCCTGTTTTTCAATGTTCAGACATGGAAAGAACTAGTCATAATTCTGATCAGAAATGTCTTAAACCATTGGATGTTCTGAAAATGAACAAAGAATTGTGTCTGAAATTGATACAAGATGGAAACTCGCCTTCTTCGGTGAGAAATACTAAGAATTCGCAGGCGGAAACGGGATGTGGGTTCGATAGTAGTAAGATTACTTACGACAGTCTCTTGAAAAAGATTAAGAATAAACACGGAGATCGGTCAAGAACAAGAGAATGCACTGTGGTGGTTCTGAAGCCTGAGTCTAGAAAAGTGCCTGTTTCAGAAGATGTATCCTGCAACTGCTCTATCAACTCTTGTAAACCGGTTCCAATTTCCTTGAAAAAcgtcaagaagaagaagactaatcAGCCATTGGAGCAAATTCatgtagagaagaagaagacagaAGAAGACTCCAGCCAATTTGACATAGTTTTGGAAGCCAAAAAGCATATGTCTAAGAGACTAAACAATTTAGTTCAAGATGGGGATGTTTTTTCCAGCCAAGAACCGCCAAGAACGTTGGGAAGGATACTATCTTTGCCAAAACTCGCCCCTGAAAATTCAAAGACACCTGCTGTTgcgttgaagatgaagatgaagctTAAAGATGATCAATCACAATTGTTCCAAGAAACT CCTCGAAGAAAATCAACAAATGGAATGGAGAAACCAGTATCTGAAGAATGGACGAGTCCAGTGTCTGTTCTCGAGCCATTCTTCATCGATAATCTCAGCAGCCCGTCTACTCCTGGATCACAATGGG GTAACTCTTCAATGCATCTACAGCCTCATCGCCTTGACTTCGAAGAATACTCCACAATCCTTTCTTCTCCAGATTTAGCTTGTTTGGATGACTCCGACACGATCTCCAACTACGTGAAATCAGTGCTGCAATCTCGACCCATGAACTGGAATGACATCTTTTTGAAGTTTGATCAAAATTCATTCGACGAACCCTTCTTCGATGAAATGGAACTATGTAAGGTTGATTCTTATTGGCAACACAAGCTCCTTTTCGACTGCACGAACGAAGCATTCTTGGACGTGTGTCGATCCCATTTAGGGTTCAGCTCATCTAATCTAGTAGTATGGAACAAATTAGATTTGTTTAATGAGATAAACAAAAGAGTAAACAAACAGTTTGTTCCTCGGCCAATGTCAAGAACTTTGCAAGATATTGTTGGGGAAGACTTGATGGATAATACGTGGAAATGGATGGATCTTCGAATAGAAGTTGAGGATATCGCGATTCAGGTGGTGGAATTCATTATTGCTGTTGACTTGATACCCGATACAATAACTGAgttttttcatttgaatttttaa
- the LOC124942343 gene encoding GMP synthase [glutamine-hydrolyzing]-like: MDSLAVKSNLVLILDFGSQYTHLITRRIRSLSVFSLCLSGTSSLKAITDLNPRVIILSGGPHSVHSPKAPCFPDGFVEYVESNGVFVLGICYGLQLIVQKLGGEVKIGEKQEYGRMEIEVERSSGLYGSKSIGDSQIVWMSHGDEAVKLPIGFEIVARSRQGSVAAVQNPERRFYGLQYHPEVTHSPQGMETLKNFLFDVCGVSADWKMEDILEEEIKIINNMVGPEDHVICALSGGVDSTVAATLVHKAIGDRLHCIFVDNGLLRYKERERVMGTFESDLHLPVTCYDSTEKFLTELKGVVDPEAKRKIIGKEFINTFDEFAKELEKKLGTKPTYLVQGTLYPDVIESCPPPGSGRNHSHTIKSHHNVGGLPKDMKLKLIEPLKLLFKDEVRALGKILNVPEPFLKRHPFPGPGLAVRVLGDVTEGNALETLRHVDEIFIESIKEAGIYDSIWQAFAVFLPIRSVGVQGDQRTHSHVVALRAVTSQDGMTADWYNFEHKFLDDVSRKICNSVRGVNRVVLDITSKPPSTIEWE, from the exons ATGGATTCCCTCGCCGTGAAATCCAACTTAGTCTTAATTCTCGACTTCGGTTCACAGTACACCCATCTGATTACTCGCCGGATAAGAAGTCTCTCTGTGTTTTCTCTCTGTCTTTCCGGCACATCATCGCTTAAAGCCATCACCGACCTCAATCCTCGTGTAATCATTCTCTCCGGCGGTCCTCATTCCGTTCACTCCCCAAAAGCTCCCTGTTTTCCAGATGGGTTCGTCGAATACGTCGAGTCTAATGGCGTATTCGTTCTTGGTATATGCTACGGCCTTCAGTTGATTGTTCAGAAACTAGGGGGAGAGGTTAAAATCGGTGAGAAACAAGAGTATGGGAGAATGGAAATTGAGGTTGAGAGATCAAGTGGTCTTTATGGGTCTAAAAGTATTGGTGATTCTCAGATTGTTTGGATGAGCCATGGAGATGAAGCTGTTAAGTTGCCAATTGGGTTTGAAATTGTGGCTAGAAGCAGACAGGGGTCGGTGGCAGCTGTGCAGAATCCGGAGAGGAGATTTTATGGGCTTCAGTATCATCCTGAG GTGACTCATTCTCCTCAAGGGATGGAAACATTGAAGAACTTCCTTTTTGATGTCTGTGGAGTTTCTGCGGATTGGAAAATGGAAGATATTCTTGAAGAAGAAATTAAGATTATCAATAACATGGTTGGTCCTGAAGATCATGTTATCTGTGCTTTATCTGGTGGTGTTGATTCTACAGTTGCAGCAACTCTTGTTCATAAGGCCATTGGAGATAGGCTTCACTGCATTTTTGTTGACAATGGCTTATTAAG GTATAAAGAGAGGGAGCGAGTGATGGGAACATTCGAAAGTGATCTTCATTTGCCCGTGACATGCTATGATTCAACTGAGAAGTTTCTAACTGAGCTGAAAGGAGTGGTGGATCCAGAAGCGAAGAGGAAAATCATTGGAAAAGAATTCATTAACACATTTGATGAATTCGCAAAGGAATTGGAGAAGAAATTGGGAACAAAACCGACTTATTTAGTTCAAGGCACTTTATACCCGGATGTTATAGAATCATGCCCACCACCCGGAAGTGGAAGGAATCACTCGCATACGATCAAGAGCCATCATAATGTTGGAGGGTTGCCGAAAGATATGAAATTGAAGCTAATTGAACCACTTAAGCTCTTGTTTAAGGATGAG GTTCGGGCTTTGGGGAAGATTTTGAATGTTCCGGAGCCGTTTTTGAAGCGACATCCATTTCCAGGGCCCGGTTTGGCTGTAAGAGTTCTTGGCGATGTAACAGAAGGAAATGCGCTAGAGACTCTTCGTCATGTCGATGAGATATTCATCGAGTCTATCAAAGAAGCTGGGATTTATGATTCGATTTGGCAAGCTTTTGCGGTTTTCTTACCGATAAGATCTGTTGGTGTTCAAGGAGATCAGAGGACTCATTCTCATGTGGTTGCTCTTAGAGCGGTTACTAGCCAAGATGGAATGACTGCAGACTG gTACAACTTTGAGCATAAGTTTTTGGATGATGTTTCGAGAAAGATATGCAATAGCGTTCGAGGAGTTAACCGTGTTGTTCTAGATATTACCTCGAAGCCTCCGTCGACTATCGAATGGGAATGA
- the LOC124941751 gene encoding transcription factor EGL1-like: MAAAGDNHNGLMPENLKTQLAIAIRSIRWSYAIFWSISQSDEGVLEWREGYYNGDIKTRKTIQVANFDSDQLGLLRSEQLRELYGSLSDSETNLQTRRPTAALSPEDLTDTEWYYLVCMSFMFDIGQGLPGRTFANGQFIWLSDAPFADSKIFNRSLLAKSASIQTVVCFPYLGGVIEMGVTELVEEDPGFIEHVITSYLTNPSVSFSMIPTSFSGNGGRNDENDHVFDDLIDTDLNLTDEWDPITSDSFLVDHDLREEFSNCIMQNATSSSECISHTLLNTCGWSSPGKRKANDECLIDEIEQHDRTIKRSNSCSILDIQTEDDSHYGVVVASLLKSSNSFLLGTPLRKLENQESSFVGWRKNSPVQPRKGNPQRLLKKILIEVPRMSRGCLLDSKKKEGQHDVVDSNHTLSERRRRERISERFSVLGSLIPSIKKVDKVSILDTTIEYVMGLERRVAELESCSDAGFGELNAKTITKRKNVITSDERISNNIGKHLSTNKRKSTILNESGLDGKLANNSTDKVKVIVDENDVIIIEIRCLWRESLLLDIMDAMGRICLDSHSVQSNNVDGFLDITIKSKFKGSASGSAGMVTEAVQRVVWKN, encoded by the exons ATGGCGGCCGCCGGGGATAATCATAATGGGTTGATGCCGGAAAATCTCAAAACTCAACTTGCTATTGCTATTAGAAGTATTCGTTGGAGCTACGCCATTTTCTGGTCGATTTCACAATCAGATGAAGG GGTATTGGAATGGAGAGAAGGGTATTATAATGGTGATATTAAAACCAGAAAGACAATTCAAGTTGCAAACTTTGATTCTGATCAATTAGGGTTACTGAGAAGTGAACAATTGAGAGAACTTTATGGATCTTTGTCGGATAGTGAGACTAATTTGCAAACTAGACGGCCGACGGCAGCCTTATCGCCGGAAGATCTTACTGATACAGAGTGGTATTACCTTGTTTGCATGTCTTTCATGTTTGACATCGGCCAAGG GTTGCCCGGAAGAACATTTGCCAATGGTCAGTTCATTTGGCTGTCTGATGCTCCTTTTGCAGATAGCAAAATATTCAACCGTTCTCTTCTAGCCAAg AGTGCATCGATTCAG ACCGTGGTGTGTTTTCCATATCTTGGAGGTGTAATTGAAATGGGCGTGACTGAACTG GTTGAGGAAGATCCCGGTTTCATTGAACATGTTATAACATCCTACTTGACAAATCCATCGGTTTCATTTTCCATGATTCCGACCTCTTTCTCGGGAAATGGTGGAAGAAACGACGAGAATGATCATGTCTTTGATGATCTTATCGATACAGATTTAAATCTAACAGACGAATGGGATCCAATAACGAGCGACTCTTTTTTGGTAGATCATGATCTTCGGGAAGAATTCAGCAATTGTATTATGCAAAACGCGACGAGTTCGAGTGAATGCATATCTCATACGCTTCTTAACACGTGTGGATGGAGCAGCCCTGGAAAACGGAAGGCGAATGACGAGTgtttgattgatgaaatagaACAACACGATCGCACGATAAAGAGGAGTAATAGTTGTAGTATATTGGATATTCAAACCGAGGATGATAGCCATTATGGAGTGGTTGTTGCGTCATTGTTGAAAAGCTCTAACAGCTTTCTATTGGGTACACCTTTAAGGAAACTcgagaatcaagaatcaagtttCGTTGGATGGAGGAAAAACTCGCCCGTTCAACCGAGAAAAGGAAATCCTCAAAGATTATTGAAGAAAATTCTCATCGAGGTTCCTCGAATGAGTCGGGGTTGTTTGCTTGATTCGAAAAAGAAAGAAGGACAACATGACGTGGTTGATTCGAATCATACTTTGTCGGAGAGGAGGAGACGAGAAAGAATAAGTGAACGATTCTCGGTTCTTGGCTCATTGATCCCCTCCATTAAGAAG GTAGACAAAGTTTCCATACTCGACACCACAATTGAATACGTTATGGGGCTCGAGAGAAGGGTGGCAGAGTTGGAATCTTGTTCGGATGCGGGATTTGGTGAACTAAACGCGAAAACAATAACGAAAAGGAAGAATGTCATAACCTCGGATGAGAGGATATCCAATAACATTGGAAAGCATCTTTccacaaacaaaagaaaatcaacCATATTAAACGAATCGGGATTAGATGGAAAGCTAGCAAACAATTCAACCGATAAAGTAAAGGTAATTGTCGACGAAAATGATGTCATTATCATCGAGATAAGATGTCTTTGGAGGGAATCATTACTTCTAGACATAATGGATGCTATGGGACGTATTTGCCTTGATTCTCATTCGGTTCAATCTAACAATGTCGATGGCTTCTTAGACATAACCATAAAATCCAAG ttcAAGGGTTCGGCGAGTGGTTCGGCAGGGATGGTCACCGAAGCAGTTCAAAGAGTTGTATGGAAGAATTGA